In one Solanum dulcamara chromosome 1, daSolDulc1.2, whole genome shotgun sequence genomic region, the following are encoded:
- the LOC129904280 gene encoding protein NODULATION SIGNALING PATHWAY 1-like — translation MIRHQHQSILSHHPSSSICDTMTIDEPETDPTSDPISEWLDGPLSYFPSLLDESYSLDDLLDQSYSLDDFYEESWWAPSENINQDIQINNNNNNSLTCFDTSFAVTTASTIPLEPVISSHLPPLELSKKRKGDDFGYNPKASRKNQNPRINDADDGEAIVVQRGPTRKSAGQKKATHKSTGNNGNNREGRWAEQLLNPCAAAITAGNLNRVQHLLYVLHELSSLNGDANHRLAARGLQALTHYLSTPCPTSLSSASAAGVTTFASTNPKFFKNSLINFNDISPWFRIPNSIANSSILQILGKHDSSRNLHILDIGVSHGVQWPTLLEELTHRSGGPPPLVRLTVITPTIEDDQQRNSPFVVGPGGYNFSVQLLAFAKAININLQINRLENYPLQNLDSQMINSSSDEILVICAQFRLHNLKHNNPDERAGLLKILKSLEPKGLVLSENNMDCSCKSCGDFTTRFSRRVEYLWKFLDSTSVAYKGRESEGRRMMEGEAAKALTNMGEMNETKEKWCERMRTVGFIWKVFGDDVIDRARALLKKYDSNWEMRVNEKDCCVGLWWKGEPVSFCSLWKIDPNTRDAPGF, via the coding sequence ATGATCAGACACCAACACCAATCTATCCTCTCCCaccatccttcttcctcaaTCTGTGATACAATGACCATTGATGAACCAGAGACTGATCCTACTTCTGATCCCATCTCAGAGTGGCTGGATGGTCCCTTATCGTATTTCCCATCGTTACTCGATGAGTCATATAGCCTCGATGATTTACTCGATCAGTCATATAGTCTCGATGATTTTTACGAGGAATCGTGGTGGGCTCCTAGTGAAAATATAAACCAAGATATAcaaatcaacaacaataacaataacagttTAACATGCTTCGACACTAGCTTCGCTGTTACAACAGCGAGCACGATCCCTTTGGAGCCGGTCATTTCAAGTCACCTTCCGCCATTGGAATTGTCCAAGAAAAGGAAAGGGGATGATTTTGGATACAATCCCAAGGCATCCCGGAAAAATCAGAACCCTCGGATCAATGATGCAGATGATGGGGAAGCTATTGTGGTTCAAAGAGGGCCAACAAGAAAATCAGCAGGACAGAAGAAAGCAACACACAAGTCCACAGGAAATAATGGGAACAACAGAGAAGGAAGATGGGCAGAGCAGTTACTCAACCCTTGTGCTGCTGCTATAACTGCAGGAAATCTGAACCGTGTGCAGCATTTATTGTACGTTCTGCACGAGCTCTCCTCACTAAACGGAGATGCCAACCATCGGTTGGCTGCTCGTGGACTCCAGGCGTTAACGCATTATCTTTCTACTCCATGCCCAACTTCACTATCTTCTGCTTCTGCTGCTGGTGTTACTACTTTTGCTTCAACAAATCCAAAGTTCTTCAAGAACTCACTGATCAACTTCAATGACATCAGTCCCTGGTTCCGCATACCCAATAGCATTGCAAACTCCTCAATACTCCAAATTCTAGGGAAACATGATTCATCCCGGAACCTACACATCCTTGATATTGGAGTCTCTCATGGTGTTCAATGGCCAACCTTGCTCGAGGAGTTGACCCATCGATCAGGAGGGCCGCCACCATTGGTTCGTCTGACAGTTATAACACCTACTATAGAAGATGATCAACAAAGAAATAGTCCATTTGTAGTTGGTCCAGGTGGTTATAACTTTTCAGTGCAACTCCTTGCCTTTGCCAAGGCAATTAACATCAATCTACAAATCAACAGACTAGAGAATTACCCACTTCAGAATCTTGATTCCCAGATGATAAATTCATCCTCGGATGAAATCTTGGTTATTTGTGCACAGTTCAGACTCCATAACTTGAAACACAACAATCCAGACGAGAGGGCAGGGTTGTTGAAAATACTGAAGAGTTTGGAGCCAAAAGGACTGGTTTTGAGTGAGAACAACATGGATTGCAGCTGCAAAAGTTGCGGGGACTTCACAACAAGATTCTCAAGGCGAGTGGAGTACTTGTGGAAGTTCTTGGACTCCACCAGTGTAGCATACAAAGGACGTGAGAGCGAGGGAAGGAGGATGATGGAAGGAGAAGCAGCTAAGGCTTTGACAAACATGGGAGAGATGAATGAGACAAAGGAGAAATGGTGTGAAAGAATGAGGACTGTTGGTTTCATATGGAAGGTGTTTGGAGACGATGTCATTGACAGAGCTCGTGCATTGTTGAAGAAGTATGACAGCAACTGGGAGATGAGAGTGAATGAGAAGGATTGCTGTGTTGGTCTGTGGTGGAAAGGAGAACCTGTTTCATTTTGTTCATTATGGAAGATAGATCCCAACACACGAGATGCACCAGGCTTTTAA
- the LOC129904365 gene encoding E3 ubiquitin-protein ligase SPL2 has product MSIHDQAAAAVLSQIAMAADGALIGLALAYVAVRSILKFKANSSALHKINDAPSLGVSDLRSLLSSSDSDVISGSSNQSDDGKLVIIRGTVEAKSAVEGNWKSLRANVLSAHNSAEKGVILRRTQTCIYNERRGFFWWTGDLYSIFPRFRKDQESSSLRMVPFVLVETGKWPQPEYVNVNMDGSRHPLPLVTVYHHLQPVHATPLTFLQAIFGHHYPVGVLDEEKILPLGKDITAVGVYSSKDGIFEIKSCKDLPYFLSDMTKDQMLVDLAFKTKVLMWSGVVLGSVAVGVLGYSVVRNWNRWKQWRHQRQAQQQRDSASNDDDLQVSADEETGDVPDGQLCVICLMRRKRSAFVPCGHFACCQRCALSVERDLAPKCPLCRQTIRSSVRIYDS; this is encoded by the exons ATGTCAATACACGATCAAGCGGCGGCCGCCGTGCTGTCGCAAATAGCTATGGCAGCGGACGGCGCACTTATCGGCCTAGCCCTAGCTTACGTTGCCGTACGGAGTATTCTCAAGTTCAAAGCCAACTCTTCCGCCCTTCACAAAATCAACGACGCGCCATCGCTCGGTGTCTCCGATCTCCGTTCCTTACTTTCGTCTTCCGATAGTGATGTCATCTCTGGAAGTTCAAATCAATCCGATGACGGCAAGCTTGTGATCATTCGCGGTACTGTGGAGGCGAAATCTGCAGTTGAAGGTAACTGGAAGAGCTTGAGGGCTAATGTTCTCTCCGCTCATAATTCTGCGGAAAAAGGCGTAATATTGCGACGCACTCAAACA TGTATCTATAATGAGCGGAGAGGCTTCTTTTGGTGGACTGGTGATCTGTATTCAATATTTCCGAGATTCCGGAAGGACCAAGAGTCATCCTCTTTGAGAATG GTTCCTTTTGTTCTTGTTGAAACTGGGAAGTGGCCACAACCAGAATATGTTAATGTAAATATGGATGGCTCAAGGCATCCCCTACCTCTTGTGACAGTTTATCATCACTTGCAGCCTGTACATGCTACGCCTCTCACTTTCCTCCAGGCGATCTTTGGCCACCACTATCCT GTTGGAGTATTGGATGAAGAAAAAATTCTGCCACTTGGAAAAGATATAACCGCTGTTGGTGTTTACAGCTCAAAAGATGGGATTTTTGAGATCAAATCATGCAAGGACCTACCCTATTTCTT GTCTGACATGACCAAGGATCAAATGCTGGTAGATCTTGCCTTTAAAACAAAAGTTCTGATGTGGAGTGGAGTTGTGCTTGGTTCAGTTGCAGTTGGTGTCCTTGGCTATTCTGTTGTGAG GAACTGGAATCGATGGAAGCAGTGGAGACACCAGAGGCAGGCCCAGCAACAAAGGGATTCTGCAAGCAATGACGATGATTTGCAGGTTAGTGCTGATGAGGAAACTGGAGATGTTCCTGATGGTCAGTTGTGTGTGATATGCCTTATGAGGAGGAAGCGTTCAGCATTCGTTCCGTGTGGACACTTTGCATGTTGCCAGCGCTGTGCCTTGTCAGTTGAACGTGATTTAGCCCCAAAGTGTCCTTTATGTAGGCAGACAATTCGTAGTTCTGTAAGGATATATGATTCTTGA